The Streptomyces camelliae genome window below encodes:
- a CDS encoding S1 family peptidase: MKKSGRGRRRAVIALPVAALALSLPFIASPSAGASTRSALTAPATATAAGSGSGSGGQTIEKNQETLDKIAGRITEGLSESDRARIPGFTDIEVDSLHNSLRLHWKGDPPQRVRRILAHLPEGVHASVLPARYSKADLHAARNRLLHGGKPADLRVSGTSTPLRITSIAPAVDGSGLRIGYDEDRGVGKSDRMDPLASAARQDRSSEVKAATDRLTGVRTTVAYQPLSVDLSSRQEDDTPWHGGAALRNPGGGVCSSAFSVKTSTGRYELSAAYHCDGSGGVWHTYWGNRLIGTTDTAQRLASDDALGISLPSGQSAGRLYDGPANETDGYSKPVSGWGHNNVGDYVCTDGANSGVHCGVQISATDIGVTGANGVYRPDTDLAYSTSRTKDHIAAANGDSGGPVFAGVNNYTSDEARGMITALDRTVTCPSSEYVLDSGVRTPWCVQGVYFVPIFQTLQDMHWTLVTQ; this comes from the coding sequence GTGAAGAAATCCGGCAGAGGCCGCAGACGGGCGGTCATAGCCCTCCCCGTCGCGGCGCTGGCCCTGTCCCTTCCCTTCATCGCGTCGCCTTCCGCGGGTGCGTCGACGCGATCGGCGCTCACCGCCCCGGCAACGGCAACGGCCGCGGGCTCGGGCTCGGGCTCGGGCGGTCAGACGATCGAGAAGAACCAGGAAACCCTCGACAAGATCGCCGGCCGCATCACCGAGGGGCTCTCCGAATCGGACCGCGCCAGGATCCCCGGCTTCACCGACATCGAAGTCGACTCCCTCCACAACAGCCTGCGTCTGCACTGGAAGGGCGACCCGCCGCAGCGGGTACGGCGCATCCTCGCCCACCTGCCCGAGGGCGTGCACGCCTCGGTGCTTCCGGCCCGCTACTCCAAGGCCGATCTGCACGCGGCCCGGAACAGGCTTCTTCACGGCGGAAAGCCCGCGGATCTGCGCGTCTCCGGCACGTCGACCCCCCTCCGCATCACCAGCATCGCCCCCGCGGTCGACGGAAGCGGACTGCGGATCGGCTACGACGAAGACCGGGGCGTGGGCAAGAGCGACCGGATGGACCCGCTGGCGTCGGCCGCTCGCCAGGACAGGTCGAGCGAGGTCAAGGCCGCCACCGACCGCCTGACCGGAGTCCGTACCACCGTGGCCTACCAGCCGCTGAGCGTGGACCTCTCCTCCCGGCAGGAGGACGACACCCCGTGGCACGGCGGGGCGGCCCTGCGCAACCCCGGCGGGGGCGTCTGCTCCAGTGCGTTCAGCGTCAAGACCTCCACCGGGCGGTACGAGCTCAGCGCGGCCTACCACTGCGACGGCAGCGGCGGTGTGTGGCACACCTACTGGGGCAACAGACTCATCGGCACCACCGACACCGCCCAGCGGCTCGCGTCGGACGACGCCCTGGGCATCAGCCTGCCGTCCGGACAGTCCGCCGGGCGTCTGTACGACGGTCCGGCGAACGAGACCGACGGGTACTCCAAGCCCGTCTCCGGCTGGGGCCACAACAACGTGGGCGACTACGTCTGCACCGACGGCGCCAACTCGGGTGTGCACTGCGGCGTGCAGATCTCCGCGACGGACATCGGGGTCACCGGAGCGAACGGCGTCTACCGGCCGGACACCGACCTCGCCTATTCCACGTCCCGTACGAAGGACCACATCGCGGCGGCGAACGGCGACAGCGGCGGACCGGTCTTCGCCGGCGTGAACAACTACACCTCCGACGAGGCACGCGGCATGATCACAGCCCTCGACCGCACGGTCACCTGCCCGTCGTCCGAGTACGTCCTCGACAGCGGCGTGCGCACGCCGTGGTGCGTCCAGGGTGTGTACTTCGTACCGATCTTCCAGACCCTGCAGGACATGCACTGGACCCTGGTGACCCAGTGA